The sequence GGAAATACAATGCCCAAAGCACACAAAAAGAAATTCAGAACATTAGAAGGAATATTCAATCAAATAATGCACCAAAAAGATGGCTGGATCGAAAAACGAAAACAAGAGCTAACAAATTGACAGTCCCATTTCAATTTGTAGTACAAGCTATAAGTGTAATAGTGATTATAATATATTCATTTACAATAAGTTTCATACTAGCAAAACTTATTGATAAATTATTAAATGGGATTAGAGTTGAAGAAGATGAAGAAATTAGTGGTCTTGATACTAATCTTCACGAAGAATCTGCATATAATTAATAGGAGTAAATATTATGAAATGTATTGTTGCTATTATAAGACAAGAAAAATATATTGATGTTAAAGATGCATTATCTAAGATAGGATGTAAAGGTATGAATGTAACTGAAGTAAAGGGACGTGGAAGTCAGAAGGGTATTCAAGAATCATATAGGGGTTCAAGTTACTGTATTGATCTTATTCCAAAAACCCGTATTGAACTTGTTGTAAAAGATGAGAATGTTGATGTGATTATTGATACCATTAAAAAAAGTGCTCATACTGGAAATATTGGAGATGGTAAGATATTTATTTATCCAATTGATAGTGTAATAAGAATAAGAACTGGTGAAGAAGGGCACAATGCTATTTAATGCTTATTTAAGTATTGATGATAATTATTATTAATATCTAATAACTACTCCATAGATATTAGACATATCAACCCAAGTTTTCACACATTCTGTTTTATAAACGTATCCATCTGAATATTCATATTCTATTTTTTTATTATCACTTTCAAGATAAACTTTATTTCCATTTATCTGTCCTACTCTTTTAATTATAATTCCATACTCTTTTGAATCACTAACTACAATATCACCGACATGAATATTTTTAGTTTTATTTAAAAGAACACTTTGCCCATCTTGTAGAGTAGGAATCATTGAAGTTCCATCAACATAAAAGATTATTGGAATTTGGTTTTCACCAATACTAGAATCGATTTTAATTTCCGGGTTATCTAAACCATAGCTATTAGAAATATTTTTAAGACCATTTTTTAAAGTAGTGATGTTTGAAGAACTATTATCCATAACCAAAAAAGTATAATTGCACAAATCACGATTAAGTTCAGTAATATTAATATTTGAAAGTATGGGCACATTAGAGGATGCAGTTACATTTTCACCATCAATATATATTTCAATACATTGTTTATTTAAAATTAAATTACCTGCAAATATTATTAATAAAATTATTATAATCAGAACTAAAATTGTTTTTTTAGCCATATAAATCATTAATCTAAAATATTTAAATCCATATTAAGTAGAGCTTTCATAGTTTCAATATCAATTTGACCGGGTGCTGTTGCATCTCTTCCAGCTGCAAAAGTGATGGGTGAGTCAAATTTAGATGCCATAACACGAGTATAACTGCCTAAATCACTCATTGAAATAGCAATTGTGTTTTTACAATGAGATAATATAGCTAGGATTTTTAAAGTATCTTCTAGATCATGAGGCATAAAAGCTACTTTAGCAATATCTCCAAGTTCAAGCTCTTTTTCTACAATGTAGGTAATTTCATCTATTTCTGGGGTTTTTTCAAAATCATGATAAGAAACAATTGTTTTGACTCCACTTTTATGTATTTTTTCAATATATTCATCATTACTTTGAAGTTCAATATCAACATATTCTACTAAATCTGCACATTTATATAAAATATCAATTCTTTCTTCTTCAGATCCTTTAAAAGAGCCCCATTCACTTTCAATTCTATTAGTAGCTATAATTGGAAAATTAATCTCCTCAATTGCATATTTGATATCTTTAAAATTAGGTTCTTTTAGTGCATCAATTCTAAATTCCAAAATATCTGCACCTTTGTTAATGCAATCATTAGCTACTGTAATTACATCTTCTATTTTCTCTTGAAAAATCGGGATTGCGATTTTTGTTTGTGAATACATTATAATTTAATTTAAATATTATTATTTATTAAAGTTTTGAAATTTGGAATTTGTTGAAATCTTAATTTAAAATTTTTACTACTCTTTCGATGTTTTATATTGCTGTTTTGAGTATTGTTTCTCTGTTTTACAGTCTTGTGTGTTTGCTTTTCTTTGTTCCTGATAATTTTCTTTTTATTGGGTTAAAAATACTTTATGTATTGTTTTGGAGCATATTTCTTCATCAAAGGTTTTTTATGCTTAATTTTCTCTACCATGTTTTTGAAGTTGGATTTTAGAGGTATTTTGTCTGAAACATTTATATTTCTTCGTTTTATACATTTTCTTATTTTATTTGTATCGTATGCTTTGCAGCTATTATATAATCAACATAATATTTCCTTAAACCTCTTATTCGTAGTTATTGCATAATTTTGTGTCGTGTTTTGGACCTTTTGTCGCTTGTGAGTAAAGGATTATTCTGCTATCAACATCAACTGCAATGGCATTTAGTGTGAGCTTTTTCTTTCTTTTCCCCTAGATTTGCGCTTAAATATTTTGTCTGCATAGTTATTAATGAAATCCTGTACCATCAAGCGCAATTAATTTTGGTTTAATATTTGCTTAGTTATTCTTTCAAACATGCAAGGTAGGCATTTTTTTAAAGAATATTTCTGGAGCGTAGAATAAATATTTGGCGATTTTTTAATTTTATAGATAACTTTTCAAACCACTTGAAAACGATACAAAATCCAATTAGTTTCTCGATAAGTCATATTTAAATAAATTTTTAAAGCAACAATCGTAAAATAATGCAGGTTAAGAATTATAATTTACTTAGAATACTTATTTAAAGCAACCATTAGAATAGCTATAAGTAAATTCAATGAATTTAACCAGTTCATTTGACTTAATATCGCTTTTACATTGATTTTTATACTTTTTAAAAAATTTTTTTGTTTGCTTTTTAAAGCCAAAATCCAAAAGACTTTTATTCTCAGAAAACCTAACTATACTTGGAGAATGTTTATTTTTATTATTCATATAAATATATATTCTCCATTTTACTATAAATAACTTTTTAAAATCTTTTTTTAAAAAATACCATGTAATATTTCAAATGTAAATAAAATAGAAATAAATATATCATAAAACACCAGAAATAAGAGTTTAAAATAGAAAAAAAATAAACTCGATGTGAAATTTCAACTGTAAATATAGGATTTCAACAAAGTCCATTTTTTATATAACAATAATTTCTAAAACTTAACAAACTACCGCACTACACAACAATCCAAAAAAAATTCTTTGTAAGAATACCAGAGACAAAATTAAAAGATTTAAACAAATTATTAAATTATTAGATGCATCCAATAGATTATGAATTAGCAGCAATAGATGGAACCGGACACACAAATGACTACGCATACCACTATTGCGCAAAAAAATAAGAGGAAAAATGCAGAAAAAAGCTACATTAAAAAAATATATTATCATAGGTGTCGACACAAGAATCATGCAGCAAAAAGAGGCCCAAAAATACGATACACAACTTGCAATACAGTCAATAAAACAATTAAAAAACTTACAAACCACAATACATCCTAAAAAACAGAGCATATGACACAAAAACAATAAAAAATGCATAAACAAAGAAATAGGGGCATTCGACCAAATATCATTAAAAACACGAGAAAAAACAGGACAATTACAGACTAAATAGTACAACAATCCTCTGACATATAGGCACAAAAAATGAACGTAAAAAGTGTTATATAGGTAATAAAAAGAAAATTCAGCGGAAAAAACTATAATAAAAGCACAAAACTCAAAAATAAAGAAACAAAACTAAAAAATGTATTATATAACATTTACAGAACAATACAAATATTTTAAAGGAGGGTTTCTACAAGGTTAAATAATTATAAAAAGTGCCTATTTACCGAATATATTATATAAATAAAAATACATAGTAGTTAACAGTAAAATTTAAATATTTTATTTAATTTTTATAATCAATTATATAAAGGTGTTATTTTGAAAATTACAGCTATAGGTGCAGACATCTCTAAAAATGATGTGTCCTGTAGTGTTACATTAGTAGAAAATATTGAAAAGAACCTTTACAAACTTAAAGAACTAGGTGCAAGGGATGCAGCTTTAACAAATGTTACTGGGGACGATGTTGTTGTTAGTGCATTTTTAGAAGATGATTTACTTGAAATGGTTAATGAAGGTATTGTTAATATTTTAAAAGAATGTGCAGAAAATTTAGGTGATTTGTCTGGAATTTCTACAAGTCCTAATAATGCAGGTGAAGGAATTTCATATGCTGAAGCTAAAATTAGACAAGATAGATATCCTGATGCAATTGTTTTAGGTTTTGATACATATGGTGGTGAAACATTTGTGGGGGATGTTGCAAATTCAGTTATTGCAGCTGCAAAAGGCATGAAAAATGTAACTGATGTATCAGATATTATTGAAAATAAAACTAAACGGATACCGGGTGTTGGTTATGTTTCATCTCAAACAGATGATCCTGTTGTTGTAGCTACTGTTGAAGATATGGAATCAGTAGGAATTGTTGCAGGAGCTATGATTGGTGCAGCACTTGGAAATAAGAATACTTATTTAGTTAAAAGAGGTACAACTTGTAATGTTTTACCAGGTAGTGTTATATTTTCCGCTACTGCTTTTATGAATGGGAATGTCATTGATTTATCTATTCCTTTTGAAAATAAAACAAGAATTTTACGTTAATTGAGGTTTATATATGATTTTATTAAACGAAGATACAAGGTGTATTGTTCAGGGGATTACTGGAAAACAGGGTTCATTTCACACTGAACAAATGTTAAATTATAATACTAAAATTGAAGCTGGTATAACCCCTGGTAAGGGTGGACAAGACTTTTGTGGAGTTCCAATATTTAATTCAATAGAAGAAGCAAAAGAGGAAGTAGATATTAATGCTTCTATAATATTTGTTCCTGCAAATTTTGCCAAAGATGCAGCTTTTGAAGCTATAAGAAATTTAAATTTAGTTATTATCATATCTGAACATATTCCGGTTCATGATAGTATGGAAATCGTGGCTTATGCTGAAACAATTGGAACAACAGTTATTGGGCCAAATACGCCAGGAATTATTTCTCCGGGTATAGGTAAATTAGGAATAATGCCCACTCATATTTTTGATGAGGGTAATGTTGGTGTAATTTCTAGAAGTGGAACTTTAACTTATGAAATTGCAAGTCAGCTTACACGTGCTGGAATTGGTCAAAGTACATGTGTAGGTATTGGTGGAGATCCAGTAATAGGTACTGATTACATTGATATTCTAGAGAGATTTGAAGAAGATAAAAACACTGATGCTGTTGTGCTAATTGGAGAAATCGGTGGAAATGCTGAAGAAAATGCTGCTGAATATATTAATAAAAACATGTCTAAACCTGTTGTGTCATATATTGCAGGTAGAACTGCGCCTCCAGGTAAAAGAATGGGTCATGCAGGAGCTATTATTCAAGGAAATACAGGTACTGTTGCAAGTAAAACAGAAGCATTAAATAGTGCAGGTGTTGAAGTAGCGACTATGCCGTCACAAATTGTGGAATTAATTAAAAAGGTTATATAAATGAACAAACAAGAAGCCATTGATAAACTATTAAATGGTGAGATGAAACTTTATCAAGTTGATAGAGAATTTTCCCCAGAAGAAGCCACTAATATTAGAAGAGAATTTTTAGAGAAAAAATACTCAATTGATTTAGTTAATATATCAAATTATACTTTAGACATGGAAAAAGCTTCAAAAAGAAACATTGAAAATTCTATTGGTGTTTTACAACTTCCAATGGGCATAGCAGGACCTCTTAAAATAAATGGTCAATACTGTAAAAGAGAAGTATTCGTGCCATTAGCCACATCTGAAGGAGCACTTGTTGCATCAATTAATAGGGGAGCATCTACTATTACTGCATCTGGCGGGGTAAATACAATTGTAACCTCAGATT is a genomic window of Methanobrevibacter oralis containing:
- a CDS encoding ammonium transporter encodes the protein MTVPFQFVVQAISVIVIIIYSFTISFILAKLIDKLLNGIRVEEDEEISGLDTNLHEESAYN
- a CDS encoding P-II family nitrogen regulator, with translation MKCIVAIIRQEKYIDVKDALSKIGCKGMNVTEVKGRGSQKGIQESYRGSSYCIDLIPKTRIELVVKDENVDVIIDTIKKSAHTGNIGDGKIFIYPIDSVIRIRTGEEGHNAI
- a CDS encoding S24/S26 family peptidase produces the protein MAKKTILVLIIIILLIIFAGNLILNKQCIEIYIDGENVTASSNVPILSNINITELNRDLCNYTFLVMDNSSSNITTLKNGLKNISNSYGLDNPEIKIDSSIGENQIPIIFYVDGTSMIPTLQDGQSVLLNKTKNIHVGDIVVSDSKEYGIIIKRVGQINGNKVYLESDNKKIEYEYSDGYVYKTECVKTWVDMSNIYGVVIRY
- the aroD gene encoding type I 3-dehydroquinate dehydratase, with protein sequence MYSQTKIAIPIFQEKIEDVITVANDCINKGADILEFRIDALKEPNFKDIKYAIEEINFPIIATNRIESEWGSFKGSEEERIDILYKCADLVEYVDIELQSNDEYIEKIHKSGVKTIVSYHDFEKTPEIDEITYIVEKELELGDIAKVAFMPHDLEDTLKILAILSHCKNTIAISMSDLGSYTRVMASKFDSPITFAAGRDATAPGQIDIETMKALLNMDLNILD
- the sucD gene encoding succinate--CoA ligase subunit alpha gives rise to the protein MILLNEDTRCIVQGITGKQGSFHTEQMLNYNTKIEAGITPGKGGQDFCGVPIFNSIEEAKEEVDINASIIFVPANFAKDAAFEAIRNLNLVIIISEHIPVHDSMEIVAYAETIGTTVIGPNTPGIISPGIGKLGIMPTHIFDEGNVGVISRSGTLTYEIASQLTRAGIGQSTCVGIGGDPVIGTDYIDILERFEEDKNTDAVVLIGEIGGNAEENAAEYINKNMSKPVVSYIAGRTAPPGKRMGHAGAIIQGNTGTVASKTEALNSAGVEVATMPSQIVELIKKVI